One genomic window of Pseudomonadales bacterium includes the following:
- a CDS encoding helix-turn-helix transcriptional regulator — MTDKAIAQELGEWIKKIRLSKPGGGITQAALAKRAGVNRSTVVALEQGRGKLETLIPVLRSLDALEFLNNLAPPSDISPLQLARRQGSKRKRASSKQAAIGGTHDDHKNHETDW; from the coding sequence ATGACAGATAAAGCTATTGCTCAGGAACTGGGGGAGTGGATCAAAAAAATCCGCTTGAGCAAGCCAGGAGGCGGTATTACGCAGGCAGCGCTGGCAAAACGGGCCGGTGTTAACCGCTCCACGGTGGTTGCTCTTGAGCAAGGGCGGGGTAAGCTGGAAACGCTAATTCCGGTATTAAGATCGCTTGATGCACTGGAGTTTCTGAATAATCTGGCGCCGCCTTCAGACATTAGCCCTCTACAACTGGCCAGGCGCCAGGGTAGCAAAAGAAAGCGAGCTTCAAGTAAGCAGGCGGCGATAGGCGGCACTCATGATGATCATAAAAATCACGAAACTGATTGGTAA
- a CDS encoding tryptophan--tRNA ligase: MNDNTLLTGITTTGTPHLGNYVGAIRPAIVASQQGTGNAYYFLADYHALIKCQEPAKVHQSTLEIAATWLALGLNTDNVVFYRQSDIPEISELNWLLTCVTAKGLMNRAHAYKDSVQKNLDSGEDADYGITMGLFAYPVLMASDILMFNGKRVPVGRDQIQHIEMARDIAQRFNHIYGEHFQLPEAVVDDNVAVLQGLDGRKMSKSYNNTIPLFLPEKQLKKHINKIKTNLLEPGEPKDPDTSTVFQLWQAFATAAQTEAMRQEFANGIAWGEAKKQLFELVNSELSEARERYNELLDNTDFIEQKLREGAEKARAYSQPFMEKLRTAVGIGALNR; the protein is encoded by the coding sequence ATGAATGACAATACTTTACTGACCGGTATCACGACCACGGGAACACCTCATTTGGGCAATTATGTAGGTGCTATCCGCCCGGCTATCGTGGCCAGCCAACAGGGTACAGGTAACGCGTATTACTTTCTCGCGGATTACCACGCGCTGATCAAGTGCCAGGAACCGGCCAAAGTACATCAGTCCACACTGGAGATTGCGGCCACCTGGCTGGCTCTTGGGTTAAACACGGATAATGTGGTGTTCTATCGGCAATCTGATATTCCGGAAATCAGTGAACTGAACTGGCTGCTGACCTGTGTCACCGCCAAGGGGTTGATGAATCGTGCCCATGCTTACAAGGATTCAGTACAAAAGAATCTGGATAGCGGTGAAGATGCCGATTATGGCATCACCATGGGACTGTTTGCCTATCCGGTTCTGATGGCATCTGACATTCTTATGTTTAACGGCAAGCGCGTGCCGGTGGGGCGCGACCAGATCCAGCATATTGAAATGGCCCGGGATATTGCCCAGCGCTTCAACCATATTTATGGTGAGCATTTTCAACTTCCCGAGGCGGTTGTGGACGACAATGTCGCCGTACTGCAAGGGCTTGATGGGCGCAAAATGAGCAAGAGCTATAACAATACCATTCCATTATTTCTGCCAGAAAAACAACTTAAAAAGCATATCAACAAAATTAAAACCAACCTATTGGAACCTGGTGAGCCGAAAGATCCTGACACATCAACCGTGTTTCAATTATGGCAGGCATTTGCAACAGCAGCGCAAACTGAAGCCATGCGTCAGGAGTTTGCCAATGGTATTGCCTGGGGTGAAGCCAAGAAGCAGTTGTTTGAGTTGGTTAACAGTGAACTCTCTGAGGCCAGAGAGCGCTATAACGAGCTGCTGGACAATACGGATTTTATTGAGCAAAAGCTTCGAGAGGGTGCTGAAAAAGCAAGAGCATACAGTCAGCCATTTATGGAAAAGCTGCGCACAGCTGTTGGAATTGGAGCATTAAACCGATGA
- a CDS encoding M18 family aminopeptidase produces MIKQQNYNQGLLDFIGASPTPFHAVDSMRDTLLEAGFVELSDSQKWQLQPAGRYFVTRNASSIIAFITGQQPASKFGIRMVGAHTDSPCLKVKPQPEIKKNNYFQVGVEVYGGALLNPWFDRDLSIAGRVVYRDGNSPVIQHKLVDFKKPVAVIPSLAIHLDREANENHKVNPQTDIPPLMFAQGENRYEDFRTLLAAELLSEGDDQKELQVLDYELCFYDCQKPAVVGLYNDFIASARLDNLLSCYTGLQALLGAGTEVTTLLVCNDHEEVGSVSACGAQGPMLQSVLERLYPDAEERTCVINNSLMVSADNAHGIHPNFADKHDANHGPVLNAGPVIKVNSNQRYATSSLTSSLFRVLCEREQVPVQVFVNRTDLGCGSTIGPITASNIGVPTLDVGVPTFAMHSIRELAGSDDAYSLYRVLRSFYNHTDILQIS; encoded by the coding sequence ATGATCAAACAACAAAACTACAATCAAGGCCTGCTGGATTTTATCGGTGCATCACCAACACCTTTTCATGCGGTGGACTCTATGCGAGACACGTTACTGGAAGCAGGCTTTGTTGAGCTCTCTGATAGCCAAAAGTGGCAATTACAGCCTGCCGGTCGCTACTTCGTAACCCGCAATGCATCGTCTATCATTGCTTTTATTACGGGCCAGCAACCGGCATCGAAATTCGGTATTCGCATGGTCGGTGCACACACCGACAGCCCCTGTCTTAAGGTGAAGCCCCAGCCGGAAATAAAGAAAAACAATTACTTCCAGGTCGGCGTGGAAGTCTATGGTGGTGCATTACTTAACCCCTGGTTTGATCGGGATCTCTCGATAGCTGGCCGGGTTGTCTATCGTGATGGTAACAGTCCGGTTATTCAGCACAAGCTGGTGGACTTCAAAAAGCCGGTTGCAGTAATACCGAGCCTGGCGATTCATCTTGATCGGGAAGCCAACGAAAACCACAAGGTGAACCCGCAAACGGACATTCCTCCCCTGATGTTTGCTCAAGGTGAAAACCGCTATGAGGATTTTCGAACTTTGCTTGCCGCCGAGTTATTGAGCGAGGGGGATGATCAAAAAGAATTGCAGGTGCTGGATTACGAACTTTGTTTCTACGATTGCCAGAAACCTGCGGTGGTTGGTTTGTATAATGACTTTATCGCCAGTGCGCGACTCGACAACCTGCTCAGCTGTTATACCGGTTTACAGGCACTGCTCGGTGCAGGTACAGAAGTAACCACATTGCTGGTGTGTAATGACCACGAAGAAGTAGGCAGTGTATCAGCCTGTGGAGCCCAGGGGCCGATGTTACAGTCAGTGCTGGAACGTCTTTACCCTGACGCCGAAGAGAGAACTTGCGTGATCAATAATTCTCTTATGGTGTCGGCGGATAATGCTCACGGCATACACCCGAACTTTGCCGATAAACATGATGCTAATCATGGACCAGTGCTTAATGCCGGGCCGGTGATTAAGGTGAACTCGAATCAGCGCTACGCCACATCAAGCCTGACTTCATCGCTATTTCGTGTGCTTTGCGAACGAGAGCAGGTTCCTGTTCAAGTGTTCGTCAATCGAACAGATCTGGGTTGCGGCAGCACGATTGGCCCGATTACGGCTTCAAATATCGGTGTGCCAACACTCGATGTGGGTGTGCCTACCTTTGCGATGCACTCCATTCGTGAGCTGGCAGGCAGTGACGATGCTTATAGCCTTTATCGCGTGTTGCGGTCTTTTTATAACCATACCGATATTCTGCAAATAAGTTAG
- a CDS encoding undecaprenyl-diphosphate phosphatase translates to MDIIEIIALAIIQGLTEFLPISSSAHLILPSALLGWNDQGLAFDVAVHVGSLIAVIGYFRKEIVELIGCWFGSFLGAGVTPESRLGWYLILATIPAGLAGLVFDEFIENHLRSIAVIAATTIVFGLLLGWADRKGSRSLSLNQFNWRSALFVGVAQALALIPGTSRSGITITAALALGFNRESAARFSFLMAIPVITLSGGYKVLQLRQLEHVPWVDIATGTILSGIAAYLCIHYFLKLINRIGMTPFVIYRLLLGIVLIAVMAV, encoded by the coding sequence ATGGACATTATTGAAATTATCGCCCTGGCTATTATTCAGGGCCTTACCGAATTTCTGCCTATTTCCAGCTCAGCCCATTTGATTTTGCCCTCTGCATTGCTGGGCTGGAATGATCAGGGACTGGCTTTTGATGTTGCTGTGCATGTAGGGTCACTGATTGCTGTCATCGGTTATTTTCGTAAAGAGATTGTAGAGCTGATCGGCTGCTGGTTTGGCAGCTTCCTTGGGGCTGGAGTCACCCCGGAAAGTCGGCTTGGCTGGTATCTTATTCTGGCGACGATTCCGGCTGGTTTGGCGGGTCTGGTGTTTGATGAATTTATTGAAAATCACTTACGCTCAATCGCCGTGATTGCAGCAACAACAATTGTTTTCGGATTGCTGCTGGGATGGGCTGATCGCAAAGGCAGTCGCAGCCTATCGCTTAACCAGTTTAACTGGCGCTCGGCATTGTTTGTGGGCGTTGCTCAGGCGTTGGCATTGATTCCCGGCACTTCCCGTTCCGGTATCACCATTACAGCTGCGTTGGCGCTGGGGTTTAACCGGGAATCAGCGGCACGCTTCTCTTTTCTGATGGCCATTCCGGTGATTACTCTGAGTGGTGGGTACAAGGTGTTACAGCTTCGGCAACTGGAGCATGTGCCCTGGGTTGATATTGCAACGGGAACTATTCTTTCTGGTATCGCCGCTTACCTGTGCATACATTATTTTCTGAAACTGATTAATCGTATTGGTATGACGCCTTTTGTGATTTATCGGTTATTGCTCGGTATTGTTTTGATCGCTGTTATGGCGGTGTGA
- the tsaB gene encoding tRNA (adenosine(37)-N6)-threonylcarbamoyltransferase complex dimerization subunit type 1 TsaB has translation MSAANSNSTLLCLDTSTEACSVALQYRGSIFSRFEVASRKHTRLLLPMIDDVLAEARLDLSSINALGFTVGPGSFTGVRIGFGVAQGIAYGADLPVVPVSSLEAMAVSACHRFKFPVGSLLLSIMDARMDECYWALFCVADNNELQRLCNDSLCAPEQINLNIAFLSHENSDLHLIGDGWNYADRLSLQPASVAAEFYPDAKAVLTIAVNKFDEGAFENIERVQPLYLRDRITWQKRRRLRDAETSAGNTEQNSNHKGS, from the coding sequence TTGTCTGCTGCCAACTCGAATTCCACTTTATTGTGCCTGGATACATCCACTGAAGCCTGTTCCGTCGCGCTACAGTATCGGGGAAGTATATTTTCCCGTTTTGAGGTGGCTAGCCGGAAGCATACTCGCTTGCTGTTACCGATGATTGATGATGTTTTGGCTGAAGCGCGGTTGGATCTGTCGTCCATCAATGCATTAGGGTTTACTGTAGGGCCTGGTTCATTTACAGGTGTTCGCATTGGCTTTGGCGTGGCGCAAGGTATTGCATATGGTGCTGACCTGCCGGTTGTACCGGTTTCCAGCCTGGAAGCAATGGCAGTATCGGCCTGCCACCGGTTCAAGTTTCCTGTGGGGAGTTTGCTATTGTCGATTATGGATGCCCGTATGGATGAGTGTTATTGGGCGCTGTTTTGTGTGGCAGACAACAACGAGCTGCAAAGACTGTGTAATGACAGCCTCTGTGCGCCAGAACAAATAAACCTGAATATCGCTTTCTTGAGTCATGAGAACTCAGATCTTCACCTGATAGGTGATGGTTGGAATTATGCTGACAGGTTGTCTCTACAGCCTGCAAGCGTAGCCGCAGAATTTTATCCTGATGCAAAAGCGGTGTTGACCATTGCTGTCAACAAGTTTGATGAAGGTGCGTTTGAGAATATCGAGCGTGTTCAGCCTCTCTATCTACGTGACAGAATTACCTGGCAGAAGCGTCGGCGCTTAAGAGATGCCGAGACCTCAGCCGGTAATACAGAACAAAATAGTAACCATAAAGGAAGTTAA
- a CDS encoding histone H1-like repetitive region-containing protein, which produces MAKAAKKTTRKSKTAKSPMNSLLDKAHDALSKAQKETDIQIKKVKAAKKKALAARDRMTKKATDAAEKALKSAQSEVQSNLKKLDKMQEKVTGARMEVKIAKLQDKVREAEDKARERIEEFESKLRDGAEKEMKKARAKFEENWKKSNAAAEAKKIKAYAKKVSARVNDVEKRVEKEVRDLLKKAGIETSATTKKAPARKSAAKKPAAKKAPAKKASAKKPAVKKATAKKTAAKKAPAKKPAVKKAPAKKAAAKKAPAKKPAVKKAPAKKAPAKKPAVKKTPANKPAAPQPAVSAAPAPTEQTSS; this is translated from the coding sequence ATGGCCAAAGCCGCAAAAAAAACAACTCGTAAAAGCAAGACTGCAAAAAGTCCTATGAACTCTCTGCTCGACAAAGCTCATGATGCTTTATCAAAAGCTCAAAAAGAAACCGATATCCAGATTAAAAAGGTGAAAGCGGCCAAGAAAAAAGCGTTGGCTGCCAGGGACCGGATGACCAAGAAGGCAACGGATGCTGCTGAAAAAGCATTGAAGTCGGCTCAGTCTGAAGTTCAAAGCAATCTCAAAAAGCTGGATAAAATGCAGGAAAAAGTGACTGGTGCTCGTATGGAAGTCAAGATAGCCAAACTTCAGGATAAAGTCCGTGAAGCTGAAGATAAGGCTCGGGAACGCATTGAAGAGTTTGAAAGTAAGCTCAGAGATGGTGCCGAGAAAGAAATGAAAAAGGCGCGTGCTAAATTTGAGGAAAACTGGAAAAAAAGCAATGCCGCAGCCGAAGCCAAAAAGATTAAAGCTTACGCCAAAAAAGTTTCTGCACGAGTTAACGATGTTGAAAAGCGGGTTGAAAAAGAAGTCAGAGATTTGTTGAAAAAAGCGGGCATCGAAACAAGCGCAACTACGAAAAAAGCACCAGCCAGGAAGTCTGCAGCGAAGAAGCCCGCGGCTAAAAAAGCGCCTGCCAAGAAAGCGTCCGCTAAGAAGCCTGCGGTGAAAAAGGCGACCGCCAAAAAAACTGCGGCCAAAAAAGCACCCGCTAAAAAGCCTGCGGTGAAAAAGGCTCCCGCCAAGAAAGCTGCGGCCAAGAAAGCACCGGCTAAAAAGCCTGCAGTGAAAAAGGCGCCAGCGAAAAAAGCACCGGCCAAAAAACCAGCAGTTAAGAAAACGCCGGCCAACAAACCTGCCGCGCCTCAACCTGCGGTCAGTGCTGCACCAGCGCCAACAGAGCAAACCTCTTCGTAG
- the hemH gene encoding ferrochelatase, with amino-acid sequence MSKHFAVILVNLGTPESPDKKAVGNFLKAFLSDPRVIEAPAWFWQPLLRGLIVPLRAKKSAQAYRKIWWSEGSPLKVISGRQVQMVQKVMTERLGDFAPVVAEASTYGRPSIEEQMKNLIAEGVQSFVIIPMYPQYSSTTTGAVWDQVSRFIKETRDVPELTLVKSFYQRKDYIAALAESVQDFWQNNGRKQKLLMSFHGIPQAYADKGDPYPEHCRATAESLAKALALKDDDWAYSFQSRFGPKQWVKPYTEETLKAWGAAGLESVDVVSPAFTVDCLETLEELNMENRDLFINSGGKEYAYIPCLNDRKTFVDMLANLIQDRIY; translated from the coding sequence ATGTCCAAACATTTCGCTGTCATTTTAGTTAACCTGGGAACGCCGGAATCGCCGGATAAAAAAGCAGTCGGTAACTTTCTCAAAGCATTTCTTTCCGATCCAAGAGTTATTGAAGCTCCAGCATGGTTTTGGCAACCATTGTTGCGTGGTTTGATTGTGCCTTTGCGTGCGAAAAAATCAGCCCAGGCCTACCGGAAGATCTGGTGGTCCGAAGGCTCGCCGTTAAAAGTCATTTCTGGCAGGCAAGTGCAGATGGTACAAAAAGTAATGACGGAACGCTTGGGCGATTTTGCTCCGGTGGTTGCGGAAGCCAGCACTTATGGTCGGCCCTCTATTGAAGAACAGATGAAAAATCTTATAGCTGAAGGGGTGCAGAGCTTTGTGATCATTCCCATGTATCCACAATATTCCAGTACCACGACAGGAGCGGTTTGGGATCAGGTGTCGAGGTTTATAAAAGAGACAAGGGATGTGCCCGAGTTAACGCTGGTAAAAAGTTTTTATCAGCGAAAAGACTATATCGCTGCGCTGGCAGAAAGTGTGCAAGACTTTTGGCAGAACAATGGCCGGAAACAAAAATTGTTAATGTCATTTCATGGCATACCCCAAGCGTATGCTGACAAAGGTGATCCCTATCCGGAACATTGTCGCGCGACGGCCGAGTCGTTGGCAAAAGCCCTTGCGTTGAAGGATGACGATTGGGCTTACAGTTTTCAGTCACGCTTTGGTCCCAAGCAGTGGGTAAAACCCTATACAGAAGAAACCTTGAAAGCGTGGGGAGCTGCTGGCCTTGAAAGTGTCGATGTAGTGAGCCCGGCATTTACTGTTGACTGCCTGGAAACACTCGAAGAACTCAATATGGAAAATCGGGATCTGTTTATAAATTCGGGGGGGAAAGAATATGCCTATATCCCCTGTCTCAATGACAGAAAGACGTTTGTTGATATGCTGGCAAATCTGATCCAAGACAGAATTTATTAA
- the adk gene encoding adenylate kinase, with the protein MRIILLGPPGAGKGTQAQYITEKFGIPQISTGDMLRAAVKEGTALGLQAKEIMAAGGLVSDELIIALVQERIQRPDCVNGFLFDGFPRTIPQAEALLAQGVAIDKVLEIQVADEEIVARLSGRRVHEPSGRIYHVQHNPPQQEGLDDVTGEPLVQREDDKEETVRNRLAVYHDQTEPLVAFYSALAEGGAENAPEYAQVDGVGELSAVQARLEKIFS; encoded by the coding sequence ATGCGCATTATCCTGTTGGGCCCCCCGGGCGCTGGTAAAGGTACTCAGGCACAATACATCACGGAGAAATTTGGCATCCCGCAGATCTCTACAGGAGATATGTTGAGAGCCGCAGTCAAGGAGGGCACCGCTCTTGGTCTGCAGGCCAAGGAAATCATGGCTGCCGGAGGTCTGGTTTCAGACGAGTTGATTATTGCTTTGGTGCAGGAGCGAATTCAGCGACCAGACTGCGTTAACGGATTTTTGTTCGATGGGTTCCCCCGCACTATCCCTCAAGCTGAAGCATTGCTTGCTCAGGGTGTAGCCATAGACAAGGTGTTGGAAATTCAAGTTGCCGATGAAGAAATTGTTGCGCGATTGAGCGGTAGAAGGGTTCATGAGCCTTCTGGCCGTATCTACCATGTCCAGCACAACCCGCCGCAACAGGAAGGTCTTGATGATGTAACGGGAGAACCTCTTGTTCAACGCGAGGACGACAAGGAAGAAACCGTTCGCAATCGCCTTGCTGTTTATCACGACCAGACAGAGCCTCTGGTTGCCTTTTACAGTGCTCTGGCTGAGGGTGGCGCTGAAAACGCGCCCGAGTACGCCCAGGTAGACGGCGTGGGTGAGCTGAGTGCTGTGCAGGCAAGACTAGAGAAAATTTTCAGCTGA
- the relA gene encoding GTP diphosphokinase encodes MVQVRALSPLHGSGEIDLSEWVDQLLSTAVLARSHKEEILRACEVAQRVADADKGHHPALRQSFHTGLEMAEILADFHLDQDGLVSAILYRAVREERLSIASVRKEFGEGVATLIGKVLQMAVISMRRNDSGSDVFGEAAGRQAAKLRQMMVAIIDDVRVALIKLAERTCAIRSVKNAPEEKRLRVAREVFDVYAPLAHRLGVGHLKWELEDLAFRYLQSDQYTHIAKLLDERRLDRQQYIEEVIQQLRQRLEELGIRGEVVGRVKHIYSIWRKMYLKGLHFSQVYDIRAVRILLPTIRDCYAVLGDVHSRWQAIPEEFDDYIAQPKENGYRSLHTAVVGPDQKILEIQIRTFDMHQEAEFGVCAHWAYKGSDSQSAAESYEAKIGWMRQVLEWQEELESDSEAVLPSSADHPEIKIDRIYTFTPQGHVVDLPADATPLDFAYRVHTSIGHRCRGAKVNGRIVPLNTPLNLADQVEILAGKEERPSRDWLSHALGYLKTSGARSKVQQWFRKQDFEKNCQAGRQLFEKELRRLNLAKLDLDLLAEKFNKHHAEGLYTAIGAGDIGIEQVLNAAQSQLGIVHKLDYPKRHSSAKRFDESDVYIYGVGNLATRIAGCCQPIPGEPIGGYVTHGRGVSIHRSDCGNLLRLQKNDPARVMEVSWGGEPSQVYSVKLILEAYDRRSLLKDVTTVLDKSDLNVLAMDSKSSEDEKGNYVLMAVTVEVPDLESLSAALTRLQQIPNVYSVHRAEQF; translated from the coding sequence ATGGTACAGGTCAGAGCATTATCGCCTCTGCATGGCAGTGGAGAAATTGATTTATCGGAGTGGGTCGACCAGTTACTGAGTACGGCGGTTCTTGCTCGGTCCCATAAAGAAGAAATTCTGCGAGCCTGTGAAGTGGCCCAGCGCGTGGCGGACGCCGATAAAGGACATCATCCCGCATTGCGGCAAAGCTTTCATACCGGCCTGGAAATGGCTGAAATTCTGGCCGATTTCCACCTTGATCAAGATGGCTTGGTGTCAGCAATTCTCTATCGGGCTGTCAGGGAAGAACGGTTGTCGATAGCGTCTGTTCGCAAGGAATTTGGCGAAGGAGTGGCCACACTGATTGGCAAAGTGTTGCAGATGGCTGTGATCAGCATGCGGCGCAACGACAGTGGCAGCGATGTGTTTGGAGAGGCTGCAGGTCGTCAGGCGGCCAAGCTGAGACAAATGATGGTCGCGATCATTGATGACGTTCGCGTTGCCCTGATCAAACTTGCCGAACGGACCTGTGCAATTCGCTCGGTTAAAAATGCACCGGAAGAAAAACGCTTAAGAGTCGCGCGGGAAGTTTTTGATGTTTACGCGCCGCTCGCACACCGGCTCGGTGTCGGTCATTTAAAGTGGGAGCTGGAAGACCTTGCATTCAGATACCTTCAGTCAGACCAGTATACTCACATTGCAAAATTACTCGACGAACGCCGCCTCGACCGGCAGCAGTATATTGAAGAGGTCATCCAGCAACTTCGTCAGCGACTGGAAGAGCTGGGAATAAGAGGAGAGGTTGTAGGCCGGGTAAAGCATATTTACAGTATCTGGCGAAAAATGTATCTGAAAGGGCTCCATTTTTCCCAAGTCTACGATATTCGCGCTGTTCGTATTTTACTGCCCACTATTCGTGATTGTTACGCAGTGCTTGGCGACGTACATAGCCGTTGGCAGGCAATTCCCGAAGAGTTCGATGATTATATCGCCCAGCCAAAAGAAAATGGCTATCGATCTCTCCACACTGCGGTGGTGGGGCCAGACCAGAAAATTCTGGAAATTCAGATACGCACGTTCGATATGCATCAGGAGGCAGAGTTTGGTGTCTGTGCTCACTGGGCTTACAAAGGCAGTGACAGCCAGTCAGCAGCCGAAAGTTATGAGGCAAAAATAGGCTGGATGAGGCAAGTGCTGGAATGGCAGGAAGAACTGGAAAGTGACTCGGAAGCAGTGTTGCCTTCCTCTGCTGACCACCCCGAGATCAAGATTGATCGCATCTATACCTTTACCCCCCAGGGGCACGTGGTGGATTTGCCTGCCGATGCAACGCCGCTGGATTTTGCCTACCGGGTTCATACCTCTATCGGGCATCGTTGCAGGGGCGCCAAGGTTAATGGTCGCATAGTGCCTCTTAATACCCCGCTAAACCTGGCCGATCAGGTAGAGATTTTGGCAGGGAAGGAAGAGCGGCCCAGTCGGGATTGGTTGTCCCATGCCCTGGGGTACCTTAAAACCAGCGGTGCTCGTTCAAAAGTACAGCAATGGTTTCGAAAGCAGGACTTTGAAAAAAATTGCCAGGCTGGTCGTCAGTTATTTGAGAAGGAGCTGCGTCGTCTCAATCTGGCCAAGCTTGATCTTGACCTGCTGGCAGAAAAGTTTAACAAGCACCATGCCGAGGGGCTATATACGGCGATTGGCGCTGGTGATATTGGTATCGAGCAGGTATTGAATGCCGCTCAGTCCCAATTGGGTATTGTTCATAAACTTGATTATCCCAAACGGCACAGTTCCGCAAAGCGTTTTGATGAATCAGATGTGTATATATACGGTGTTGGTAACCTGGCTACACGTATTGCCGGTTGCTGCCAACCAATCCCTGGTGAGCCAATAGGCGGTTACGTCACTCATGGCCGTGGTGTGAGTATCCACCGCAGTGATTGTGGCAATTTGTTGAGGCTGCAGAAAAATGACCCGGCGCGGGTTATGGAAGTCAGCTGGGGTGGAGAGCCTTCACAGGTTTATTCGGTGAAGCTGATTCTGGAAGCTTATGATCGCAGAAGCCTGCTTAAAGATGTCACCACTGTGCTTGATAAATCTGATCTCAATGTGCTGGCAATGGATTCGAAAAGCAGTGAAGACGAAAAAGGAAATTATGTTTTGATGGCAGTTACGGTCGAAGTGCCTGATCTCGAGTCTCTGAGTGCGGCGCTGACCCGGTTGCAACAGATTCCTAATGTTTATTCGGTTCATCGTGCAGAACAGTTTTAG
- the cysM gene encoding cysteine synthase CysM, with the protein MHYPTIEDCVGNTPLVRLQRLPGKTSNTILVKLEGENPAGSVKDRPAMSMIQRAEARGDIRPGDTLIEATSGNTGIALAMAAAIKGYRMVLIMPENSTEERKAAMAAYGAELILVSKEESMEGARDLAKKMEAEGEGFVLDQFGNADNPIAHYEGTGPEIWRQTQGEITHFISSMGTTGTIMGVSRYLKEMNPEIEVIGLQPDDGASIPGIRRWPKEYLPGIYTHERVDRIIDMGQQEAETTMRALARQEGIFCGVSSGGAVAGALRISHQLENAVIVAIVCDRGDRYLSSGIYRG; encoded by the coding sequence ATGCATTACCCTACCATTGAAGACTGTGTTGGCAATACCCCCCTGGTGCGTTTGCAGCGTCTGCCTGGCAAAACAAGTAATACGATTCTGGTCAAGCTAGAAGGCGAAAATCCGGCGGGTTCTGTCAAAGATAGACCAGCCATGAGCATGATTCAGCGAGCGGAAGCGCGTGGCGACATCAGGCCGGGTGATACACTTATTGAAGCCACCAGCGGTAATACAGGTATTGCGCTGGCGATGGCTGCCGCGATAAAGGGGTATCGCATGGTGCTGATTATGCCCGAGAACAGCACGGAAGAGCGTAAAGCAGCAATGGCTGCTTACGGTGCCGAATTAATTCTGGTCAGCAAAGAGGAAAGCATGGAGGGCGCTCGTGATCTGGCCAAGAAAATGGAGGCTGAGGGTGAGGGCTTCGTGCTCGATCAGTTTGGCAATGCAGATAATCCGATAGCGCACTATGAGGGAACAGGTCCCGAGATCTGGCGACAGACGCAAGGAGAAATCACTCATTTTATCTCTTCTATGGGTACTACGGGCACTATCATGGGGGTCTCACGTTATCTCAAGGAGATGAACCCGGAAATAGAAGTGATTGGCTTGCAACCGGATGATGGTGCCAGTATTCCCGGCATTCGTCGTTGGCCAAAAGAGTATTTGCCCGGTATCTACACTCATGAGCGGGTGGACCGGATTATTGACATGGGGCAGCAGGAGGCTGAAACCACCATGCGTGCCCTGGCCCGTCAGGAAGGTATTTTTTGTGGCGTGTCGTCCGGTGGTGCGGTGGCCGGTGCACTCAGGATATCCCATCAGCTGGAAAATGCTGTCATTGTGGCAATAGTTTGCGACCGGGGTGATCGCTATTTATCGTCGGGTATTTACAGAGGTTGA
- a CDS encoding holo-ACP synthase: MIVGIGTDIVQVARIISVLERQGRAFAERVLCGSELAIFDRKKQQAAYLAKRFAAKEAASKALGTGIGKVSWQDMEITNNGNGAPLLNLSGAAARRLSDLGGSQALISLSDEKDYVVAFVVLS, translated from the coding sequence ATGATCGTAGGAATAGGAACCGATATCGTCCAGGTTGCCCGTATTATCTCCGTGCTTGAGCGACAGGGAAGGGCTTTTGCCGAGCGGGTACTTTGTGGCAGTGAGTTGGCAATATTTGATCGGAAAAAACAGCAGGCTGCTTACCTTGCAAAACGCTTTGCTGCCAAAGAAGCGGCCAGCAAGGCACTTGGTACCGGAATAGGAAAAGTCTCCTGGCAGGATATGGAGATCACCAATAACGGGAATGGAGCTCCATTGTTAAATCTTTCGGGTGCAGCCGCCAGACGATTGAGCGATCTCGGCGGCTCACAGGCGTTAATCAGTCTGTCTGACGAAAAAGACTATGTGGTAGCCTTTGTCGTACTAAGTTAG